A DNA window from Etheostoma spectabile isolate EspeVRDwgs_2016 chromosome 22, UIUC_Espe_1.0, whole genome shotgun sequence contains the following coding sequences:
- the eef1a1l3 gene encoding elongation factor 1-alpha-like, whose protein sequence is MVKEKTHVNLVVIGHVDSGKSTTTGHLVYKCGGIEQRKLEKFEKAAAQMGKSSFKFAWVLDKLKAERERGITIDISLLKFSTQKYTLTIIDAPGHRDFIKNMITGTSQADVALLVVSAAKGEYEAGVSRSGQTREHALLAYTLGVKQIIVCVNKMDMTEPPFSQKRFDEVVRGVSGFLKKIGYDPTTVPFVPISGWTGENMITATQKMPWFQGWKSRQREGNASGKTLLEVLDSIHPPVRTINKPLRLPLQDVYKIGGVGTVPVGKIETGILKPGMTLMFSPTKLTAEVKSIEMHHQGLQTALPGHNVGFNIKNVAVKNLRRGDVAGNAQQDPPSDVSSFEAQVIVLNHPGKVKAGYSPVLDCHTAHVSCRFAELKEKLDRRTGNKLEDQPQVLMSGDAATVKMVPIKPMCVESFFNYPPLGRFAARDLKQTVAVGVIKSVVKDHGSKPLHKAQVCK, encoded by the exons ATGGTAAAAGAGAAGACTCATGTTAACTTGGTGGTTATCGGCCATGTTGACAGCGGTAAATCAACCACCACTGGCCACCTCGTCTACAAATGTGGCGGCATCGAACAGAGAAAACTCGAGAAGTTTGAGAAAGCTGCAGCACAG ATGGGCAAGAGTTCATTCAAATTCGCCTGGGTGTTGGACAAGCTGAAAGCTGAGCGGGAGCGAGGAATCACCATTGATATCTCTCTGCTGAAATTTAGCACTCAAAAATACACCTTGACTATAATTGATGCTCCTGGCCACCGTGACTTCATTAAAAACATGATAACCGGGACCTCGCAG GCCGATGTTGCCCTCCTCGTGGTCTCGGCAGCGAAAGGAGAGTATGAGGCCGGGGTGTCGAGAAGTGGTCAGACCAGGGAGCACGCCTTACTGGCTTACACCCTGGGTGTCAAGCAGATAATAGTCTGTGTGAACAAGATGGATATGACTGAACCCCCTTTCAGCCAAAAACGCTTTGACGAAGTGGTGCGAGGTGTGAGTGGTTTCCTCAAGAAGATTGGCTACGACCCCACAACTGTGCCTTTTGTTCCGATTTCCGGCTGGACTGGGGAGAACATGATCACTGCAACTCAGAAG ATGCCCTGGTTCCAAGGCTGGAAATCCAGACAAAGGGAAGGGAATGCGAGTGGGAAAACTCTACTAGAAGTCCTGGACTCTATTCACCCACCAGTGCGCACCATCAACAAGCCTCTTCGATTGCCTCTGCAGGATGTCTACAAAATTGGAG GAGTTGGTACTGTGCCAGTGGGTAAGATTGAAACTGGCATCCTCAAACCTGGCATGACCCTGATGTTTTCCCCTACCAAGCTCACTGCTGAGGTGAAGTCCATTGAGATGCACCACCAGGGGCTGCAGACTGCTCTGCCAGGACACAATGTTGGCTTCAACATTAAGAACGTGGCTGTCAAGAACCTGCGCCGTGGGGATGTGGCTGGCAACGCCCAGCAGGATCCTCCATCAGATGTCAGCAGCTTTGAAGCTCAG GTTATCGTCCTGAACCATCCAGGGAAGGTGAAAGCTGGCTACTCTCCTGTCCTGGACTGCCACACCGCCCATGTAAGCTGTCGCTTTGCTGAGCTAAAGGAGAAGCTCGACCGGCGCACTGGCAATAAACTGGAGGACCAGCCGCAGGTCCTGATGTCTGGAGATGCTGCCACAGTCAAAATGGTTCCCATCAAGCCCATGTGTGTGGAGAGCTTCTTCAATTACCCTCCCTTAG GTCGCTTTGCAGCTAGAGACCTGAAGCAGACAGTTGCTGTAGGTGTCATCAAGTCGGTGGTGAAGGACCATGGGTCAAAACCTCTCCACAAAGCCCAAGTGTGTAAATAA